A part of Myxococcota bacterium genomic DNA contains:
- a CDS encoding UDP-glucuronic acid decarboxylase family protein has translation MPRALITGGAGFIGSHLCRRFLGDGWSVVCMDNLLTGRLENIEDLFGREGFRFVKHDVTSFIHVPEPLDAVLHFASPASPIDFERLPIQILKVGALGTHNALGVAKAKGARFLLASTSECYGDPAVNPQPESYWGNVNPVGIRGVYDEAKRFAEAMTMAYHRYHKVDVRIVRIFNTYGPGMRPDDGRMIPAFFTQALRGENLTVFGDGLQTRSVCFVSDLVEGIVRLLGSSYVGPMNLGNQRELTVLEVAELICKVTASKSRVIHKGLPPDDPQQRRPDISLAKRELAGWEPQVSPEEGFARTLPYFRAQLERGRP, from the coding sequence ATGCCTAGGGCGCTGATCACCGGCGGCGCCGGCTTCATCGGCTCGCACCTGTGCCGCCGCTTCCTCGGCGACGGCTGGAGCGTGGTGTGCATGGACAACCTGCTCACGGGCCGGCTCGAGAACATCGAGGACCTGTTCGGCCGCGAGGGCTTCCGCTTCGTGAAGCACGACGTCACGAGCTTCATCCACGTGCCGGAGCCGCTCGACGCGGTGCTGCACTTCGCCTCGCCCGCGAGCCCGATCGACTTCGAGAGACTGCCCATCCAGATCCTGAAGGTCGGCGCGCTCGGGACTCACAACGCGCTCGGCGTGGCCAAGGCCAAGGGCGCGCGCTTCCTGCTCGCCTCCACCTCGGAGTGCTACGGCGACCCGGCAGTGAATCCCCAGCCCGAGAGCTACTGGGGCAACGTGAACCCGGTCGGCATCCGTGGGGTGTACGACGAGGCCAAGCGCTTCGCGGAGGCCATGACCATGGCCTACCACCGCTACCACAAGGTCGACGTGCGCATCGTGCGCATCTTCAACACCTACGGCCCGGGCATGCGTCCCGACGACGGCCGCATGATCCCCGCCTTCTTCACGCAGGCGCTGCGCGGCGAGAACCTCACCGTCTTCGGCGACGGCCTGCAGACGCGCAGCGTCTGCTTCGTGTCGGACCTGGTCGAGGGCATCGTGCGGCTGCTCGGCTCGTCGTACGTCGGGCCGATGAACCTGGGCAACCAGCGCGAGCTCACCGTGCTCGAGGTCGCGGAGCTGATCTGCAAAGTGACCGCCTCGAAGTCGCGCGTGATTCACAAGGGCCTGCCGCCCGACGACCCGCAGCAGCGCCGCCCGGACATCTCGCTGGCGAAGCGCGAGCTCGCGGGCTGGGAGCCGCAGGTCTCGCCGGAAGAGGGCTTCGCGCGCACGCTGCCGTACTTCAGGGCCCAGCTCGAGCGCGGTCGCCCGTGA